DNA sequence from the Spartobacteria bacterium genome:
AGATTCATCAGAAGACGAAACTGATGGAGGAAGAAATGGGACGCAAACATGAGCGTAAAGTCAATATGCCCCGCTTGATTGATATCGATGTCCTTTACGTAGGGACTGAATCAGTAGATACACCGGCATTGACCGTACCGCATCCCCGGTGGCACGGACGTGAATTCGTGATTCGACCTTTAGCGGAAGTCCGTCCCGATACGCACATTCCCGGTATCGATGAGACCCCTGCCCAGCTGCTTGCGACGCTTGATTCGCAAGGAGTGCGCAAGGTGTGTGAGCCGTCCGACTGGTAGGTGATCATGGAAAAGGGATTTAGGCT
Encoded proteins:
- the folK gene encoding 2-amino-4-hydroxy-6-hydroxymethyldihydropteridine diphosphokinase, with protein sequence MSMKEVGLSIGSNRGDRMAFLSKVRRSLETSEGMRVVAASSVYETEPIDTEKEYIKYKYLNAVLIVETKWTPGQIHQKTKLMEEEMGRKHERKVNMPRLIDIDVLYVGTESVDTPALTVPHPRWHGREFVIRPLAEVRPDTHIPGIDETPAQLLATLDSQGVRKVCEPSDW